One genomic segment of Peromyscus leucopus breed LL Stock chromosome 23, UCI_PerLeu_2.1, whole genome shotgun sequence includes these proteins:
- the LOC114685028 gene encoding LOW QUALITY PROTEIN: NXPE family member 3-like (The sequence of the model RefSeq protein was modified relative to this genomic sequence to represent the inferred CDS: inserted 1 base in 1 codon) codes for MDLLARQLKGYKILTAGLVFLVLVFYLMMSWPEPRKHWFPPPRPASEYVSEPNDWDSLSQELTNLTXLYWPPTGGNRDDFSASTSPKTSTYRLKGPAQASYTLGSNLEAILVARDHQGRPKTHGGDLFRAKLLGRELKAGVPGEVKDLENGTYLLSFPLLWAGWAQVQVRLIHSSEAVGVLQRIWRGKRATVDFRGYFRGRNGTQETVICNVDPQSTGAKGPTCQYRDVVSGEDWFCAQPSTLPCDALVGHSSGSYLNVTTPHDEDLLAGNVTDQPLASGISPILVKPAATGNMNDVALLSRPPCRPGHLSPKPSGFYHQDRWHSTFCSSRSFPTVDSILNCLAGRIVYMMGDSTLRQWWEYLRDTVPSLKPVDLHVTYQAGPLMAVDTTRGTVLHWRAHGWPLRSLRTPVASLHSVARELHGLAGGPSTVVVLGMGAHFTTFRPSIIARRLAGIRAAVKALLDREPSTLVVIKLANTGYKSVYGSDWLTLQVNRFLRAAFVGLQVAFVDAWEMTSSLDLPDYIHPKTLIVRNEVELFLSFVCPT; via the exons ATGGATCTGCTCGCGCGGCAACTGAAGGGCTACAAGATTCTGACTGCGGGGTTAGTCTTTCTGGTTTTG GTGTTCTATCTCATGATGTCATGGCCTGAGCCCAGGAAGCATTGGTTCCCACCACCCCGTCCTGCCTCTGAATATGTCTCTGAGCCCAACGACTGGGACTCTCTCTCTCAAGAACTCACCAACCTGA TTCTATATTGGCCTCCAACTGGTGGAAACAGGGATGACTTTTCGGCTTCTACCAGCCCCAAAACCTCCACTTACAGATTGAAGGGTCCTGCCCAAGCCAGTTATACTCTGGGAAGTAACCTAGAGGCCATCCTTGTGGCTAGGGATCACCAAGGCAGGCCCAAGACTCATGGTGGAGATCTGTTTCGGGCAAAGCTCCTGGGCCGGGAATTGAAAGCAGGAGTCCCAGGGGAGGTGAAGGATCTGGAGAATGGCACTTACCTCTtgtccttccctctgctctgggCTGGATGGGCTCAGGTGCAAGTGAGGCTGATCCACTCCAGCGAGGCAGTTGGGGTCCTGCAGAGAATCTGGAGAGGAAAACGAGCCACTGTTGACTTTAGAGGATATTTCCGAGGAAGGAACGGCACTCAAGAGACTGTTATCTGCAACGTGGACCCCCAGTCAACTGGAGCCAAAGGACCCACCTGCCAGTACAGGGATGTGGTTTCTGGGGAGGACTGGTTCTGTGCTCAACCCTCTACTTTGCCCTGCGATGCTTTAGTCGGCCACTCGAGTGGAAGTTACCTGAATGTGACCACACCGCATGATGAAGACCTGCTGGCCGG GAATGTGACTGACCAGCCACTCGCTTCAGGAATATCTCCAATCCTGGTGAAACCAGCAGCCACTGGGAACATGAATGATGTGG CCTTGCTTTCAAGGCCCCCATGCCGCCCTGGCCACCTGTCTCCAAAACCCTCTGGCTTCTACCACCAAGACAGATGGCATTCCACGTTCTGTTCTAGCCGCTCTTTCCCCACTGTGGACAGCATCCTCAACTGCCTGGCTGGCCGCATCGTCTACATGATGGGGGATTCCACACTTCGGCAGTGGTGGGAGTATCTGCGAGACACAGTGCCCT CCCTGAAGCCAGTTGATCTACATGTCACATATCAGGCCGGTCCCCTGATGGCTGTGGACACCACTCGGGGGACAGTGTTACACTGGAGGGCCCATGGATGGCCCCTGCGCTCTCTCCGCACCCCAGTGGCCTCGCTCCACTCTGTGGCCAGAGAACTGCATGGCCTGGCTGGGGGCCCCTCCACGGTGGTGGTGCTGGGTATGGGAGCTCACTTTACCACCTTCCGTCCATCCATCATTGCTCGAAGACTGGCAGGGATTCGGGCAGCTGTGAAAGCCCTGCTGGACCGGGAACCCAGTACTCTGGTGGTTATCAAACTGGCCAATACTGGCTACAAATCTGTGTATGGCAGTGACTGGCTTACACTCCAGGTGAACAGATTCCTCCGAGCTGCCTTTGTGGGTCTCCAAGTGGCCTTTGTGGATGCCTGGGAAATGACCTCCAGCTTGGATCTGCCAGACTACATCCACCCCAAGACACTCATTGTCCGTAATGAAGTGGAATTATTTCTGTCCTTTGTCTGTCCCACCTAA